From the Microbacterium sp. W4I4 genome, one window contains:
- a CDS encoding undecaprenyl-diphosphate phosphatase produces the protein MNLLEALFLGVIQGLTEFLPISSSAHLRIVGELLPSGADPGAAFTAITQIGTEAAVVVFFWRDIVRIVGQWFRSLTGKVARNDPDARMGWLIILGSIPIVVLGLVFQDKIETTLRSLWIVAIMLIGFGLLLGIADYMGAKKRKLDELTYPHGIAYGIAQSLALVPGVSRSGGTITMGLFLGYERAAAARYAFLLAIPAVFGSGFYQLFKHGGDDQQYFTLGETFAATGIAFVVALGVIAFFMNWISKRSFLPFVIYRVLLGVALIVLLSMGVLAPR, from the coding sequence ATGAACCTGCTTGAAGCACTCTTCCTCGGCGTGATCCAGGGACTCACCGAGTTCCTGCCGATCTCCTCCAGCGCGCACCTGCGCATCGTCGGCGAGCTGCTGCCGTCCGGCGCCGATCCCGGGGCCGCGTTCACCGCGATCACCCAGATCGGGACGGAGGCCGCGGTCGTGGTGTTCTTCTGGCGTGACATCGTGCGCATCGTCGGGCAGTGGTTCCGCTCACTGACCGGCAAAGTCGCCCGCAACGATCCCGACGCGCGGATGGGCTGGCTGATCATCCTCGGCAGCATCCCGATCGTCGTGCTCGGTCTGGTGTTCCAGGACAAGATCGAGACCACCCTGCGGTCGCTGTGGATCGTCGCGATCATGCTGATCGGCTTCGGTCTGCTGCTCGGGATCGCCGACTACATGGGTGCGAAGAAGCGCAAGCTCGACGAGCTCACCTATCCGCACGGCATCGCCTACGGCATCGCCCAGTCCCTCGCCCTCGTCCCGGGCGTCTCGCGCTCCGGCGGCACGATCACGATGGGTCTGTTCCTCGGCTACGAGCGCGCCGCGGCCGCACGCTACGCGTTCCTTCTCGCGATCCCCGCCGTATTCGGCAGCGGCTTCTACCAGCTCTTCAAGCACGGCGGCGACGATCAGCAGTACTTCACGCTGGGGGAGACGTTCGCCGCCACCGGCATCGCCTTCGTCGTCGCACTCGGTGTGATCGCGTTCTTCATGAACTGGATCTCCAAGCGCAGCTTCCTGCCCTTCGTGATCTACCGCGTGCTGCTGGGCGTCGCGCTGATCGTCCTGCTTTCGATGGGCGTGCTCGCCCCGCGCTGA
- a CDS encoding tRNA (adenine-N1)-methyltransferase: MNARRPSGPFREGDRVQLTGPKARMHTITLREDGELHTHHGVLKHSDLIGLPDGSVVANSAGHDYLALRPLMRDFAMSMPRGAAIVYPKDSAQIVMQADIFPGAVVVEAGVGSGALSLALLRAIGSDGRLTSFERREDFAEVARANVETFFGETPESWNVVVGDLAEELPAQFEDGTVDRVVLDMLAPWECMDVVADALTPGGVVICYIATATQLSRVAECIRATGLFTEPDASETMVRGWHVEGLAVRPDHRMVAHTGFLLTARRLAPGAVPPEVRRRASKSSYTDEDVELWTPGAVGDREITDKNLRKRAREAQKAASGARIAAASREGEPASE, translated from the coding sequence ATGAACGCCAGACGACCCAGTGGGCCCTTCCGCGAGGGCGACCGTGTGCAGCTGACCGGTCCCAAGGCGCGGATGCACACCATCACCCTGCGCGAAGACGGCGAACTGCACACGCACCACGGCGTGCTCAAGCACAGCGACCTGATCGGGCTCCCCGACGGTTCGGTCGTCGCCAACAGCGCCGGGCACGACTACCTGGCGCTGCGGCCGCTGATGCGGGACTTCGCAATGTCGATGCCGCGTGGCGCCGCGATCGTCTATCCGAAGGACTCGGCGCAGATCGTCATGCAGGCCGACATCTTCCCCGGCGCCGTCGTGGTCGAGGCCGGTGTCGGTTCCGGTGCCCTCTCGCTCGCGCTGCTGCGCGCCATCGGCTCCGATGGACGGCTGACGTCGTTCGAACGGCGGGAGGACTTCGCCGAGGTCGCACGCGCGAACGTGGAGACATTCTTCGGCGAGACGCCCGAATCGTGGAACGTGGTGGTCGGCGACCTCGCCGAGGAGCTTCCCGCCCAGTTCGAGGACGGCACGGTCGATCGGGTGGTGCTGGACATGCTCGCCCCCTGGGAGTGCATGGACGTCGTCGCCGACGCGCTCACTCCCGGCGGCGTGGTGATCTGCTACATCGCGACCGCCACCCAGCTGTCCCGTGTGGCCGAGTGCATCCGCGCCACGGGCCTGTTCACCGAGCCCGACGCGTCGGAGACGATGGTGCGCGGCTGGCACGTCGAGGGTCTCGCCGTCCGCCCCGATCACCGCATGGTGGCGCACACCGGCTTCCTGCTGACGGCCCGGCGACTGGCTCCCGGCGCCGTCCCGCCGGAAGTGCGGCGCCGCGCCTCCAAGTCCAGTTACACGGACGAGGATGTCGAACTGTGGACCCCGGGTGCCGTCGGCGACCGCGAGATCACGGACAAGAATCTGCGCAAGCGCGCACGCGAGGCGCAGAAGGCGGCATCCGGTGCCCGCATCGCCGCCGCGTCGCGCGAGGGGGAGCCGGCTTCGGAATAG
- a CDS encoding PAC2 family protein, producing MDVLGSRIIVAAFDGWNDAGEAASGAIAALRDSIEYEKVHSVDPELYFDYQYTRPSTRLDATGQRELNWPEAALWRPAVPTDGPELWLLTGSEPARAWQAFASEFIDVALRDDVTGFITLGAMLSDVPHTRPISIFAASQNDRVRSVHGLDKSTYEGPVGILSVFEHFAERAEIPTASLWASVPHYVASAAPSPKATLALLDRLEELTGVGPAREHLRTEAAAWEASIDAAAAEDEDMTEYIHQLERTRDTWDSPDASGDAIAQAFERYLRRRGDGPDKR from the coding sequence GTGGACGTTCTCGGCTCACGGATCATCGTCGCCGCATTCGATGGTTGGAACGACGCCGGCGAGGCTGCCAGTGGCGCCATCGCCGCCCTGCGCGACTCGATCGAATACGAGAAGGTCCACTCTGTGGACCCGGAACTGTACTTCGATTACCAGTACACGCGTCCTTCGACGCGGCTGGACGCGACCGGTCAGCGGGAGCTGAACTGGCCCGAGGCGGCGCTGTGGCGCCCCGCGGTACCGACCGACGGCCCGGAGCTGTGGCTCCTGACCGGATCGGAGCCCGCGCGCGCGTGGCAGGCGTTCGCCTCGGAGTTCATCGACGTCGCCCTTCGCGATGATGTGACGGGTTTCATCACGCTGGGCGCCATGCTCTCGGACGTGCCGCACACCCGCCCGATCTCGATCTTCGCCGCGAGTCAGAACGACCGGGTGCGCAGCGTCCACGGTTTGGACAAGTCCACCTATGAGGGTCCGGTGGGAATCCTCAGCGTCTTCGAGCACTTCGCCGAACGTGCCGAGATCCCCACGGCGAGCCTGTGGGCCAGCGTGCCGCACTACGTGGCATCCGCCGCCCCTTCGCCCAAGGCGACCCTCGCCCTGCTCGACCGGCTCGAGGAGCTCACCGGCGTGGGACCGGCCCGAGAACACCTGCGCACCGAGGCAGCCGCCTGGGAGGCGTCGATCGACGCCGCCGCAGCGGAAGACGAGGACATGACCGAGTACATCCACCAGCTGGAGCGCACCCGCGACACGTGGGACTCCCCCGACGCGTCCGGGGATGCCATCGCGCAGGCGTTCGAGCGCTACCTGCGTCGCCGTGGCGACGGACCCGACAAGCGCTGA
- a CDS encoding HAD family hydrolase, translating to MSIKPSAVLWDMDGTLVDTEPYWMDAETRLVESFGGTWTHEDALQLVGNGLIDSAGILQRYGVAMDADDIVQRLTDEVAFRLRNDGVPFRPGARELLAELRANGIRTALVTMSMKRMALDVVSLIDFTAFDLVIGGDEVARPKPFPDPYLQAAATLGVDIADTVVIEDSLTGVRAGHASGAVTLGVPHIVPLDDTPAHELWPTLEGRTAADISDLHGRYAKETSR from the coding sequence GTGAGCATCAAGCCCAGCGCAGTCCTGTGGGACATGGACGGAACCCTCGTCGACACCGAACCCTATTGGATGGACGCCGAGACACGGCTCGTGGAGTCCTTCGGCGGCACATGGACGCACGAGGATGCTCTGCAACTCGTCGGCAACGGGCTGATCGACAGCGCCGGCATCCTGCAGCGGTACGGCGTCGCGATGGATGCCGATGACATCGTGCAGCGACTCACCGATGAGGTCGCGTTCCGACTGCGCAACGACGGCGTGCCATTCCGCCCAGGCGCACGCGAGCTGCTCGCCGAACTGCGCGCCAACGGCATCCGCACGGCGCTGGTCACGATGTCGATGAAGCGGATGGCGCTGGATGTCGTCTCGCTGATCGACTTCACCGCCTTCGATCTCGTGATCGGGGGCGATGAGGTGGCCCGGCCCAAGCCGTTCCCCGATCCCTACCTGCAGGCCGCGGCGACGCTCGGCGTCGACATCGCCGACACGGTCGTCATCGAGGACTCGCTGACCGGAGTGCGCGCCGGACACGCCTCGGGGGCGGTCACGCTGGGCGTGCCGCACATCGTCCCGTTGGACGACACGCCCGCTCACGAGCTGTGGCCGACGCTCGAGGGGCGCACCGCAGCAGACATCAGCGACCTGCACGGTCGCTACGCGAAGGAGACCTCCCGATGA